From one Paenibacillus terrae HPL-003 genomic stretch:
- a CDS encoding LysR family transcriptional regulator — translation MESRHLFTFLNVVEAGSFTRAARILDYAQSSITAQIQTLETELGTPLFDRIGKKIMLTDAGRRLLPYAQEISKMHALAKDALRSETVLTGTLKIGAPESLAAFRLPSLIREYRERYPKVKIVLKPGECWELRDMTRSGELDLAFLLQPETEDRELHVTTLIHEPMALVAPLGHPLVSYNKVEPADLKDETILHTETGCTYRILFEQYLNRHGIFADPSLEFWSIEAIKQCVMVGLGVALLPLVTVQNELREGKMARLSWDDSEQQVATQVAYHTKKWKSPALSEFLRIVEQHVTHWRA, via the coding sequence ATGGAATCACGGCATTTGTTTACGTTTTTAAATGTGGTTGAGGCAGGCAGCTTTACCCGGGCGGCGCGTATATTGGATTATGCACAATCAAGTATAACTGCCCAAATTCAGACGCTGGAAACGGAGCTGGGCACACCTCTCTTTGACCGCATAGGCAAGAAAATCATGCTGACCGATGCCGGACGACGCCTGCTGCCCTATGCGCAGGAGATTTCCAAGATGCATGCCCTTGCCAAGGATGCGTTGCGTTCAGAAACGGTGCTGACGGGCACGCTGAAAATCGGAGCGCCAGAGTCGCTAGCGGCTTTCCGCCTGCCGAGCCTGATCCGTGAGTACAGGGAGCGGTATCCGAAGGTAAAAATCGTGCTTAAGCCTGGCGAATGTTGGGAATTACGGGATATGACCCGTTCAGGTGAGCTGGATTTGGCTTTTTTGCTTCAGCCGGAAACGGAGGATAGAGAACTGCATGTCACTACGCTCATTCACGAGCCGATGGCATTGGTTGCGCCACTGGGGCATCCACTGGTTTCCTATAATAAGGTGGAGCCAGCTGACTTGAAGGACGAAACCATTTTGCACACAGAGACGGGCTGCACATATCGTATCCTTTTTGAGCAGTATCTGAACAGACATGGTATTTTTGCAGACCCTAGTCTGGAGTTTTGGAGTATTGAAGCGATCAAGCAATGTGTCATGGTCGGATTGGGCGTTGCGTTGCTTCCGCTGGTTACGGTGCAAAATGAGCTGCGTGAAGGGAAGATGGCGCGTTTAAGCTGGGATGACAGCGAACAGCAGGTGGCTACCCAGGTCGCCTATCATACAAAAAAGTGGAAATCCCCGGCGCTCAGCGAATTTTTACGGATTGTCGAGCAGCATGTAACACATTGGCGTGCATGA
- a CDS encoding amino acid permease has product MANEHKLQSTIGLPQAIALYIGAVLGSGILIVPGLAAEMAGPASLLAWGFMTLLILPMALSMGLLSAKFPNAGGVSHFVTLAFSPSAGSYIGWFFLMSVPIGAPVAALTGAGYMTAAMGWGEGSRMGLAAAMLAVGLIINWVGMKVAGRIQIAVVIAIVAVLIFAIAAALPQMKTVHFTPFAPHGWLPVGQAAAILFWCFIGWEAVSHLSEEFTNPQRAAVKGVTVAAIIVGLLYFLTALATVGTQSYLAGGSDATLVWVISRAIGPWGAVIAGLTGIFICTATIIAYVGAASRVAYALSRQGHAFRWMGLLSRRFHTPIGGIAFLSLCFVVIMSLYGSGTISLTNLIQFPNATFILTYLGGCAAGIKLLRGNRWGVAISWVSFISTAVVFPFVGWAMLYPCLITIALWIAGRIRHKRTLPALSVIPEKEKATVHH; this is encoded by the coding sequence ATGGCAAATGAACATAAACTACAATCCACCATTGGTCTTCCACAGGCCATTGCGCTATATATCGGGGCGGTGCTGGGTTCGGGGATATTGATTGTGCCCGGTCTTGCTGCTGAAATGGCGGGTCCGGCATCACTACTGGCGTGGGGCTTTATGACCCTGCTCATCTTGCCGATGGCCCTGTCCATGGGACTGCTGTCCGCCAAATTCCCAAACGCTGGAGGGGTATCGCATTTTGTTACGCTGGCTTTTTCACCGAGTGCAGGCTCTTATATCGGGTGGTTTTTTCTCATGTCAGTTCCGATTGGGGCACCTGTTGCCGCACTCACCGGAGCTGGCTATATGACCGCCGCCATGGGCTGGGGAGAGGGAAGCCGCATGGGATTGGCCGCTGCCATGCTAGCGGTTGGACTGATCATTAACTGGGTCGGGATGAAGGTTGCGGGACGTATTCAGATCGCCGTTGTAATTGCTATTGTTGCTGTCCTCATCTTCGCCATTGCCGCAGCGCTGCCTCAGATGAAAACAGTACACTTCACACCGTTTGCTCCGCACGGCTGGCTTCCTGTCGGTCAGGCGGCCGCGATTCTGTTCTGGTGCTTCATCGGCTGGGAAGCCGTCTCCCATTTGTCGGAGGAATTCACCAATCCTCAGCGGGCGGCTGTTAAGGGTGTCACCGTTGCAGCCATCATCGTTGGCCTGCTTTATTTTCTTACTGCACTGGCTACAGTCGGGACACAAAGCTACCTTGCAGGTGGATCGGACGCTACGCTCGTATGGGTGATTAGCCGGGCCATTGGTCCGTGGGGCGCGGTGATCGCAGGCTTAACGGGCATCTTTATTTGTACAGCTACGATTATCGCTTATGTAGGTGCTGCTTCACGCGTCGCATATGCCTTATCCCGGCAAGGACACGCCTTCCGCTGGATGGGTCTATTATCCCGGCGCTTTCATACGCCTATTGGGGGTATCGCGTTTCTCTCTCTTTGTTTCGTCGTCATTATGTCTCTTTACGGTAGCGGTACGATTTCACTTACCAACCTGATCCAGTTCCCCAACGCCACCTTTATCCTGACCTATCTGGGCGGCTGTGCAGCGGGTATCAAGCTGCTACGGGGTAATCGCTGGGGCGTAGCCATTAGTTGGGTGTCATTCATCTCCACGGCGGTGGTGTTCCCCTTTGTCGGCTGGGCCATGCTATATCCTTGCCTGATCACCATTGCTTTATGGATCGCAGGTCGGATTCGGCACAAGCGAACCCTGCCTGCGCTGTCCGTCATCCCTGAAAAAGAAAAAGCTACTGTCCATCATTAG
- a CDS encoding outer spore coat protein CotE, which yields MALSHKNRREIITKAICGKGRKFSTVTHTVTPPNNPTSILGAWIINHQYEAVAAGDGIEVVGTYDINIWYSYDKNSQTDVAKETVSYVENVPLSYLDPKHRASTVEVSAEATQEPSCVEASVSSGGGSVIIRVEREFAVELVAETKIVVEVFPNGSSDDFDKDYDFGAEEGDYEELDPDLIDDEL from the coding sequence ATGGCATTAAGTCATAAAAATCGTAGAGAGATTATTACAAAAGCGATCTGCGGTAAAGGTCGCAAATTCTCTACCGTAACCCATACCGTAACTCCGCCTAATAATCCGACCAGCATTTTGGGGGCGTGGATTATTAACCACCAGTATGAGGCTGTGGCGGCTGGAGACGGCATTGAGGTCGTGGGGACGTATGATATCAATATCTGGTACTCATACGATAAAAACTCGCAGACCGATGTGGCTAAGGAAACGGTGTCGTACGTGGAAAATGTACCGCTCTCGTATCTTGATCCGAAGCACCGGGCGTCTACAGTGGAAGTATCCGCCGAGGCGACACAGGAGCCAAGCTGCGTTGAGGCCAGTGTGTCTTCAGGGGGCGGCAGCGTAATTATCCGGGTCGAGCGGGAATTTGCGGTGGAGCTGGTGGCAGAAACGAAGATTGTTGTAGAAGTATTCCCGAATGGCAGCAGTGACGATTTTGATAAGGACTATGATTTTGGAGCGGAAGAAGGGGACTATGAGGAGCTCGACCCCGACCTCATTGACGACGAGCTCTGA
- a CDS encoding putative amidoligase domain-containing protein has product MMQQAGQALRRFRQMSDDEKQRRLERSGISVRWIDDNAADFAVGYAVQIHQLRVLEIRRRTIEGYSKVRAYDPSALDSSSQLSVRMERLAIRTLYTLGLDSGEVTLTLLGERSCQVREVVAQPWLNDRRLDALYEAAAREEDVQGQGLPAAQGDKKLLIGMDPEFVLVRMPEGRVVPASRYLGRLGVAGCDAVTRRGRTLYPVAELRPAPSDDPALLLTHLRRAFAAAARRIADHTLIWQAGGMPQSGFPLGGHLHFSGIPLNGALLRALDNYLALPLALLEDKRAARRRPNYGNLGDFRRQPYGGFEYRTLPSFLVSPQLAKGVIGMAFLIASQYPRLQRRPLDEEEVHRAFYEGNRIVLREYMEPLILDIVSLDAYPQYKAYVGPLLDSLRQGKQWDESRDLRPFWRLS; this is encoded by the coding sequence ATGATGCAGCAGGCGGGACAGGCGCTCAGACGCTTCAGACAGATGTCAGATGATGAAAAGCAGCGCCGGCTAGAACGCTCCGGCATATCAGTTCGCTGGATTGACGACAACGCAGCAGATTTTGCGGTAGGCTATGCGGTGCAGATCCATCAGCTACGAGTGCTGGAAATTCGAAGACGCACGATTGAAGGATACTCCAAAGTCCGTGCTTATGATCCGTCTGCGTTGGATAGCAGCTCTCAGTTGTCCGTCCGAATGGAGCGACTGGCTATACGTACTTTATACACACTCGGCCTCGACAGTGGCGAGGTGACGCTGACACTTCTGGGCGAGCGCAGTTGTCAGGTGCGTGAAGTCGTGGCCCAGCCATGGCTTAATGATAGACGCCTAGACGCGCTATATGAAGCCGCAGCTCGCGAAGAGGATGTTCAGGGGCAGGGCCTTCCAGCGGCACAAGGGGATAAAAAGCTGCTAATCGGAATGGATCCCGAGTTTGTACTAGTCCGCATGCCAGAAGGACGGGTTGTACCGGCTTCGCGATATTTGGGCCGCCTCGGCGTGGCGGGATGCGATGCGGTTACGCGCCGGGGTCGAACGTTGTACCCAGTTGCTGAGCTTCGACCCGCACCAAGTGACGATCCGGCTCTTTTGCTGACCCATTTACGCCGTGCCTTTGCGGCAGCAGCCCGGCGCATCGCCGATCATACGCTAATTTGGCAAGCAGGTGGGATGCCGCAGTCGGGTTTTCCGCTGGGTGGACATCTGCATTTTAGCGGAATTCCGCTGAATGGGGCTCTGCTACGTGCGCTGGACAATTATTTAGCGCTGCCTTTGGCGTTGTTAGAAGACAAACGCGCAGCCCGGCGCAGACCGAATTACGGCAATTTGGGCGATTTTCGCCGCCAACCGTATGGAGGTTTTGAATACCGTACACTACCCAGCTTTCTCGTTTCGCCGCAGCTCGCGAAGGGCGTGATTGGAATGGCATTTCTCATCGCGTCTCAATATCCGCGCTTGCAGCGTAGGCCACTGGATGAAGAAGAGGTCCATAGAGCTTTTTATGAAGGAAATCGGATCGTGCTGAGAGAGTATATGGAACCTCTTATTTTAGATATCGTTTCACTGGATGCATATCCGCAATATAAAGCTTATGTCGGGCCTTTGCTGGACAGCCTGCGCCAAGGAAAACAATGGGATGAATCGCGGGATTTGCGTCCGTTTTGGAGGCTTTCGTAA